A genomic window from Rhea pennata isolate bPtePen1 chromosome 12, bPtePen1.pri, whole genome shotgun sequence includes:
- the PRKCD gene encoding protein kinase C delta type isoform X3, with translation MREEEGTVTMNRRGAIKQAKIHYIKNHEFIATFFGQPTFCSVCKDFVWGLNKQGYKCRQCNAAIHKKCIDKIIGRCTGTAANSRDTMFQKERFNIDMPHRFKVYNYMSPTFCDHCGSLLWGLVKQGLKCEECGMNVHHKCQKKVANLCGINQKLLAEALNQVSQKSTRRSESGSVESVGIYQDFDKKPRGPGGDATADNSEYDKLWEGNTAKAASRIASRRKFNIDSFVFHKVLGKGSFGKVLLAELKGKNEFFAVKALKKDVVLIDDDVECTMVEKRVLALAWENPFLTHLYCTFQTKDHLFFVMEFLNGGDLMFHIQDKGRFDLYRATFYGAEILCGLQFLHSKGIIYRDLKLDNVMLDKEGHIKIADFGMCKENVVGENKASTFCGTPDYIAPEILQGLRYTFSVDWWSFGVLLYEMLIGQSPFHGDDEDELFESIRVDTPHYPRWITKESKDILEKLFERDPTRRLGVTGNIRDHSFFKTINWAALEKREVDPPFRPKVKSASDYNNFDREFLNEKPKLSYSDKNLIESMDQSAFDGFSFINPKFEQIIDK, from the exons ATGAGGGAAGAAGAGGGGACAGTAACTATGAACAGGAGAGGGGCTATCAAGCAAGCCAAAATCCACTACATCAAAAATCACGAATTCATCGCTACCTTCTTTGGACAACCTACCTTTTGCTCTGTCTGCAAGGACTTTGTATG gGGACTCAACAAGCAAGGCTACAAATGTAGGC AATGCAATGCTGCTATTCATAAGAAATGTATCGATAAAATCATCGGGAGGTGTACCGGTACCGCAGCCAACAGCAGGGACACGATG TTTCAGAAGGAGCGCTTCAACATCGACATGCCTCATCGCTTCAAAGTTTACAACTACATGAGCCCGACCTTCTGCGACCACTGCGGCAGCCTGCTCTGGGGCCTCGTCAAGCAGGGGCTCAAGTGCGAAG aatgtGGAATGAATGTACATCATAAATGCCAAAAGAAGGTGGCAAACTTATGTGGAATAAACCAGAAGCTACTAGCTGAAGCTTTAAATCAAGTTAGCCAG aaATCTACCCGAAGATCTGAATCTGGATCTGTAGAAAGTGTTGGTATTTATCAAGATTTTGATAAGAAACCTAGAGGTCCAGGAGGAGATGCAACAG CAGATAACAGCGAGTACGACAAGCTCTGGGAGGGGAACACAGCCAAGGCAGCGTCACGGATTGCAAGCCGGAGAAAATTCAACATCGACAGCTTTGTCTTCCATAAAGTACTAGGGAAAGGAAGTTTTGGAAAG GTTCTGCTGGCGGAGCTGAAAGGGAAGAACGAGTTCTTTGCTGTCAAAGCACTGAAGAAGGATGTGGTGCTCATTGACGACGACGTCGAATGCACCATGGTGGAGAAGCGGGTCCTTGCACTTGCATGGGAGAATCCATTTCTCACGCACCTTTACTGCACGTTTCAGACAAAG GATCATCTGTTCTTTGTGATGGAGTTCCTGAATGGGGGAGACCTGATGTTCCACATACAGGACAAGGGGCGTTTTGATCTCTACAGAGCAAC gttttatgGAGCTGAGATTTTATGCGGGTTACAGTTTCTTCACAGCAAAGGCATTATTTATAG AGACCTAAAACTGGACAACGTGATGCTCGATAAAGAAGGCCACATCAAAATAGCTGATTTTGGAATGTGCAAAGAAAACGTCGTCGGCGAGAACAAGGCGAGCACTTTCTGCGGCACCCCGGACTACATTGCTCCCGAG ATCCTGCAAGGCTTGAGGTACACGTTCTCCGTGGACTGGTGGTCGTTTGGTGTCTTGCTCTACGAGATGCTTATTGGACAATCTCCTTTCCACGGGGATGATGAAGATGAGTTGTTCGAGTCGATCCGAGTGGACACACCTCATTACCCACGCTGGATTACCAAGGAATCAAAAGACATATTAGAAAAG CTATTTGAAAGGGATCCAACAAGACGACTGGGGGTCACTGGGAACATCAGAGACCATTCGTTCTTCAAAACCATCAACTGGGCAGCTCTGGAGAAAAGGGAGGTAGACCCTCCTTTCAGGCCAAAAGTG AAGTCAGCAAGCGACTACAACAACTTTGACAGAGAATTTCTGAACGAGAAGCCAAAGTTATCTTACAGTGACAAAAACCTGATTGAGTCCATGGATCAGTCTGCATTTGATGGATTCTCTTTCATTAACCCCAAATTTGAACAGATCATAGACAAGTAG